The Rhodopirellula islandica genomic sequence GGCGACGTGCTTGGCGTTTTCCAGGCCATCGAGCAGGGACTGCAACCGTGTGCGTTCATCGCTGCTGTCGTCCCCGTCGACCATCGCGATCAAGTTCGCCATCCGGGTTGCCGCAGTGATGACTTCGCCCCAGCGGTCGCGAAGCGAGGGGATTTCGAGGAAGGGGCGGGTGACTTCGTACCAGGAAAAGCCTTCGGCAGTGGTGATCAGCCAATCGATCGCTTCGTGCAGTTTGCTGCCTTGAACGGTTTCGCCCCACACGTGTTCCAGGAGGATCCGACCAAGCTGGCGTTGTTCGAGGTTGCGAGCGCTGCTGGCGGGCACCATGGTCGCGAACACCTTCATCACGAAACCTTCGTGCAGGTCAGCCATCTGCTGGGGCAGGTTGCGGTTGCTGGCTGATGCGGCCTTGTCGGCTCCTGCCAGCCAACCGTAGCTGCCCTCAGCGATTTCACCCGATTCGACGAACAGATTCAGCGTTTGCTGAAGGGCTTCGCGATACAGCCGAATGGATTGCAGGATCGCGTCGTCGCTGGGGGAACTCATGGCTGGAATCCGAGGGTGACAAGGGCATCAAAAAGACCGTCGTAAGTATTTGGAAAACAATGGCTTGCGTCAATGTTCAGAAAGCCCCACGGCGTTGTGAAAAACGATTGAACGAGGTAAAATAGGCATTCCAACTTTGGGCCTGCGGATCATTGATCGGCACCCGCCCGCTTCCCCCGCGATAAACGAGCAAATCCCTTGGCTGAAGACGGCGAAAATCAGGAACCAGGCGACGAAAACGCGGGCGAAGTGAACGGATCCGCAGAGGACAACGGCGGCCAGGAAAGCGGGGCTGACACCACCGACACCTCCTCCGGTGGCGGGATGGTCGATCCGCCCAGCATTGGAGGTCCTCCCGGTGGTGCGGCCCCACCGCCTGGCGATGACGCCGGCCCTCCTGACCCTCACGGGGGGCATGGTGCGCTGCGGATGGTCAATCTGCCCATCCAAGACGAACTCCGCGAGAGCTACCTGACGTACGCGATGAGCGTGATCGTCAGTCGAGCCTTGCCCGATGTGCGTGACGGATTGAAACCGTCTCAGCGTCGGATCTTGGTTGCCATGAACGACTTGAATCTCGGCCCAGGCAGCAAGCGGGTCAAATGCGCTAAAATTTCCGGTGACACCTCGGGGAACTATCACCCGCACGGTGAAAGTGTGATCTACCCGACGCTCGTTCGGATGGCTCAAGAGTGGAACATGCGATGCTTGTTGATCGACAAGCAGGGGAACTTCGGGAGCGTCGCGGGGTTGCCTCCGGCTGCCATGCGATACACAGAAGCTCGCATGGGCGCCGTCGCAGCCGCGATGTTGGAAGACTTGAAACTCGACACCGTCGACTACATCCCGACCTACGATGAAGCGAGAACCGAACCAACGGTCTTGCCCAGCAAGTTCCCCAACTTGTTGATCAACGGTTCAGGTGGCATCGCGGTCGGGATGGCAACCAGCATCCCACCTCACAACCCGACTGAAGTTTGCGATGCCTTGATCAAGTTGATCGAAGAACCGGACACTTCGATCGATGAGCTGTGCGAGATCATTCCCGGCCCTGACTTCCCGACGGGCGGCATCATCTGTGGCCGCGCCGGCGTGCGTCGCGGTTACAAGACCGGACGAAGCACGATGGTCGTGCGTGCCCGTTGCCAAATCGAAGAGATGAAGGGCAACCGAAGTCGCATCGTCATCACCGAGATTCCTTACCAGCAATATCGCGACCGGATCATTGAAAAGATCGCGGCGCTCGTGAACGGAGACCGAATCAAAGGGATCTCCGGCATTCGCGATGAAAGCGATCTGAAGGAACCCGTTCGATTGGTGGTCGAGCTGAAACGTGGCGAAGATCCCGATGTGATCTTGAACCAGCTGTATCAGTTCTCGCCGCTGCAGGACACGTTCTCGCTGATCTTCTTGGCTCTCGTCGACGGCAAGCCTCGTGAGCTGACGTTGAAGGAGATGCTGGCAGAGTTCCTGCGTCACCGTGTCACGGTCATTCGTCGACGTACCCAGTTTTTGCTTGCTCGGGCCCGTCGTCGCAAACACACCGTGGAAGGTTTGTTGCTGGCACTCGCCAACATCGACGAGATCATTCAAACGATCCGCACCAGCCGCACTCAGCCCGAAGCAAAAGAACGCTTGATGGGCATCCAGTGCCCCGCATCGATGATGCAGCGGGCTCTTGGTGATGTTGGGTTCAAACAGTTCCAGTTGGAACGCGGCGAAGCCGATGCGTACACGCTGACCAGCGTCCAGACCGACGAAATTCTTCGCATGCGTTTGGGCCAATTGGTCAACTTGGAACAGGAGAAGCTCTCGGGCGAACACGCTGAGCTGCTGA encodes the following:
- the gyrA gene encoding DNA gyrase subunit A: MAEDGENQEPGDENAGEVNGSAEDNGGQESGADTTDTSSGGGMVDPPSIGGPPGGAAPPPGDDAGPPDPHGGHGALRMVNLPIQDELRESYLTYAMSVIVSRALPDVRDGLKPSQRRILVAMNDLNLGPGSKRVKCAKISGDTSGNYHPHGESVIYPTLVRMAQEWNMRCLLIDKQGNFGSVAGLPPAAMRYTEARMGAVAAAMLEDLKLDTVDYIPTYDEARTEPTVLPSKFPNLLINGSGGIAVGMATSIPPHNPTEVCDALIKLIEEPDTSIDELCEIIPGPDFPTGGIICGRAGVRRGYKTGRSTMVVRARCQIEEMKGNRSRIVITEIPYQQYRDRIIEKIAALVNGDRIKGISGIRDESDLKEPVRLVVELKRGEDPDVILNQLYQFSPLQDTFSLIFLALVDGKPRELTLKEMLAEFLRHRVTVIRRRTQFLLARARRRKHTVEGLLLALANIDEIIQTIRTSRTQPEAKERLMGIQCPASMMQRALGDVGFKQFQLERGEADAYTLTSVQTDEILRMRLGQLVNLEQEKLSGEHAELLKEIIDYIEILASPTRINGIIKDDLEEMKRRFGNKRRTEISNEELGNIDLEDLITEETMVVSISHRGYIKRTPTSVYNTQRRGGKGMKGAKSDTEDPIEHLFVASTHAYLLFFTTAGKVRWQKVYDIPQLARDAKGRAIVNLLQMEEGEQIAECLAVRDFNQPGHTIVMTTKSGLVKKTPLEQYSRPKRGGIIAIKLREGDELVDAAVVGPGDEVILVTSDGMAIRFRESDSRPMGRNTSGVKGISLVGDDAVVGMVVTDPEATLLTVCKNGYGKRTPFGPNVADISEGDSDDSSDSSEGSDDENASSSGSARYRTQKRGGKGLRDIKTSERNGKVIGIARVNDDDELFLMTAKGKLQRISAGDINVIGRNTQGVRIMNVDDGDELIAVVRVPAEENEGEDSEAEATTEADPSAEVAAEAEGPTEADAGPETDAAPE